A region of the Fusobacteria bacterium ZRK30 genome:
TGACTCCGTTATGTCCCCCGGCTCTTCCTTTTTTCTTGATCTTAAGTTTACCCAATGTAATATCCATATCGTCATAGATAACTATGAGATCTTCGATGGGATCTAACTTATAGAACTTTACGACTTCCCTGATAGAATCTCCACTGAGGTTCATAAATGTCATAGGTTTCAATAAAAAAACTTTTTCCCCATCAACGGTAGCTTCTCCCAGATCACCATTGAACTTATCTCTAAAATTAGTTACTCCTAATTCCTCTGCTAAATAATCGATCACATCGAATCCAATATTATGTCTTGTCTTATCATACTTACTTCCTGGATTTCCCAGTCCTACAATTAATTTCATGCTTTTGTTCTCCTTCGTTTTTTTAGTTCTTATTTTTGGACACGGAGATTAACGGAGCTTTAAATCAGAGATTCACAGAATTGCTCCTCTGTGTAACTCAATATTTTCTCTGTGTAACTCAGTGACTAAATTTCATTTCTTTTAATTTATGTGGTCTTATTAATTATTTTGCCAGTCCATTTGCAAAATAACCCTTCATCTCCTTTAAAAATTCACCTTTATCTTTGATATTATTCGTAAAGAAAAATTCAATACCCATATAATGAGCTACTCCTAATAGGACCGATGAGATTATTCTCTTTTCCTCAAAGTTGTAGGAAAGGCCTTCCATGGTTTTTATATAGAGTTCATCCAGGGAATGGTTATAATCGACTACCATATCTTCAGCTATAAACTCAGATCTTCTTAAAAGTTCGTATTTATGGGGAGATCTTCCATAAAATTCCAATAATAGATAGAGGAACAGTATATGAGTCTCATTCTGAGAAAAATTATTTTGAACATTGTCTTTGAGAAAATAAAGGGTTGTCCTTTTTAAATTTTCTACAATTTCCCTTAAAAATATCTCTTTATTTTCATAAAAATGATAAAAGCTGCCTACGCCTATCTGGGCTTCTCCGGCAATATCATTTATGGTAACTTTGTAATAATTTGTCTCGCCAAAAAGTTTTTCTCCAACTTCTAAAAGTTTGTGTTTTTTATTGCCGCTATTGAACAAAACTCTCAAATAAAAATCCATATCTTCAAAAGTTTCTACTTCTAAATCACTCTCATTAAAGAATCCATGAAGTAGGATTTGAGCTAAAAACTTTTCATCTATCTCGAGGCCTCTTTTTACAAAATTAACATTTATATATCTTATACCTGACATTATGAATAGATACTCTAACTCCTTTAGTTCCCTTCCATAAACAACTTTTAATGCTTCTAAGTAAACATTTCGGAGTTTTTGCTCATACTCGATAAATTTATACTGCCCTTCACGATAAACTCTGATAAGGGGAAATTCCTTCTTGGTTATATCGAAATTTAAAAGGATGAAATTCTCCATTCTGGCTTGAAGATCCTTCCCCTCAATATTTTTAAATTGCTCCTCTATTCTGTTACTGGTTTCTTCCAAAAGGTATGTGAATAATTCCTCCTTATTTCTGAAATAGTTATATATTATACCATTTGAAATTTTTGCATTTTTACAGATTTGAGCTATTGAAACTTTTCCATATGAATCTTTTGAAAAAAGATCAATGGCTGAATCTATAATTTTCTGTTTAGTCTTTTTTTTCATATTTCCTCCAATAGCAATTTATTTTAATACCAATTAATACTTAATTATTCTCTCTATTATAACACGAAAGAAAAGACCATAAACAATTAATTTTGTCCATGGTCTTTTTCCCTTACACTAAGTGTCTGACTATGCTTTCTTTTCAGCTAATTTACTGATTTCATTATTTAAAAGTGGTAAAATTTTGTTAACATCTCCTACAATACCAAGATCTGCAGTATTGAATATAGGAGCTCCCTTGTCTTTATTTATAGCTATGATATACTCAGATTCTTCCATCCCGGCAATATGCTGTATAGCTCCAGAAATTCCCAAGGCAAAGTAGATATCCGGTCTAACAGTTTTTCCAGTCTGACCTACCTGTCTATCGTGACTCATGATTCCTGCATCTACCATAGCACGAGAAGTAGAAACTGTAGCGCCGATATTATCAGCTAATTTTTCTAAATTTTTAAAGTTTTCAGCAGTTCCAACTCCACGACCACCAGAAACTAAGACATGAGCATCTTCAATTTTTACTAATTGTTTAGCTTCTTTTACTTCTTCGATAAGTCTAACTTTAAATTTACTTTCATCAAAGTTTACACCGAACTCTATGATCTCTCCGGTTCTGGTATTGTCTACAGCTAACTTTTGCATTACTCCAGGTCTAACACTAGACATTTGTGGTCTATGATC
Encoded here:
- the pth gene encoding aminoacyl-tRNA hydrolase; the encoded protein is MKLIVGLGNPGSKYDKTRHNIGFDVIDYLAEELGVTNFRDKFNGDLGEATVDGEKVFLLKPMTFMNLSGDSIREVVKFYKLDPIEDLIVIYDDMDITLGKLKIKKKGRAGGHNGVKSIISHLGEEFIRIKCGIGKPKRTEEVINFVLDTFSKKDRIEEIEPLIETASKAAKSMITAKSIDRVIEKFNRK
- a CDS encoding TetR/AcrR family transcriptional regulator → MKKKTKQKIIDSAIDLFSKDSYGKVSIAQICKNAKISNGIIYNYFRNKEELFTYLLEETSNRIEEQFKNIEGKDLQARMENFILLNFDITKKEFPLIRVYREGQYKFIEYEQKLRNVYLEALKVVYGRELKELEYLFIMSGIRYINVNFVKRGLEIDEKFLAQILLHGFFNESDLEVETFEDMDFYLRVLFNSGNKKHKLLEVGEKLFGETNYYKVTINDIAGEAQIGVGSFYHFYENKEIFLREIVENLKRTTLYFLKDNVQNNFSQNETHILFLYLLLEFYGRSPHKYELLRRSEFIAEDMVVDYNHSLDELYIKTMEGLSYNFEEKRIISSVLLGVAHYMGIEFFFTNNIKDKGEFLKEMKGYFANGLAK
- a CDS encoding electron transfer flavoprotein subunit alpha/FixB family protein gives rise to the protein MNLNEYKGVYVFIEQKSREIQNVSLELLGRGRGLADTLEEELVAVFLGNEIKDQCQDLISHGADRVIYVDHPKLDRYLTEPYAQALDAISKFEKPNIILIGATSTGRDLAPRVSARLSTGLTADCTSLEISEERELLMTRPAFGGNLMATIVCPDHRPQMSSVRPGVMQKLAVDNTRTGEIIEFGVNFDESKFKVRLIEEVKEAKQLVKIEDAHVLVSGGRGVGTAENFKNLEKLADNIGATVSTSRAMVDAGIMSHDRQVGQTGKTVRPDIYFALGISGAIQHIAGMEESEYIIAINKDKGAPIFNTADLGIVGDVNKILPLLNNEISKLAEKKA